GAATAAGAAACTGTTTGAATTTTTAGGAAAGGATATTATAAAAGAATAAAGGAGGATGCTGTGGGATTTTTTGAGAAATTGAAACGTATGTTTGGATTTGAGGAGGAAATTAAGGAAATAAGTGATACAGAGGAAGAAAGTGAAATCTCAATTACAGATGAGGTGGACGGAATGAAATTAATCGTGATTGAACCGAAGTCTTTTGATGAAGCTCAGAGGGTTATAGACGATCTAAAATCTGGTAGGCCTGTAGTTATAAACTTTGAAGAAACAGACAGAGAACTTGCGAGAAGATTCATTGACT
The window above is part of the Caldisericia bacterium genome. Proteins encoded here:
- a CDS encoding cell division protein SepF, with amino-acid sequence MGFFEKLKRMFGFEEEIKEISDTEEESEISITDEVDGMKLIVIEPKSFDEAQRVIDDLKSGRPVVINFEETDRELARRFIDFVTGGVYAMDGTTEKIANYVVLFAPPGVEISKESKKFWKKKIEEKEEI